A stretch of Henckelia pumila isolate YLH828 chromosome 4, ASM3356847v2, whole genome shotgun sequence DNA encodes these proteins:
- the LOC140861410 gene encoding uncharacterized protein codes for MHDEEADPDTTLITDRILVAGVSTRALLDSGATHSFISEAFTCKRGIEGEELFGGFTVTIPSGEEFSTRNIVKNLELLLQGQPMSADLIVLPIPESDLIIGMDWMTKNAVVIDFQQRSVMVRPEEEEPFWFEATRSSKRTQIISFMQAKQLVHDGGDAFLASISLTKLPPRPDISGVDVVRDFEDVFPGDVSVLFVKKKDGSLRLCIDYQGLNGVTLKVKDSDVFKTTFRTRYGHYEFLMMPFVMTNVPAVFMDLMNRVFQPYLDKFVIVFIDDILIYSKDREEHSQHLKTVLEVLREKKLFAKFEKCEFWLDRVAFLGHIISKSGVEVDPSKVQAMKEWSIPRNASEIHRFLGLAGYYRKFIKGFSSIVVPLTTLTKKNAKFFWSPKCQESFDVLKEALASAPVLAMPSGQGNFVDEIQRFGLEFYAKGRAPRLSALTVQTNLFEHIRVSQVVDEKLSKWRQRADERGSDLYSVVDRIVRFRGRLWVPTVSDRDPRFTSNFWKSFHSALGTKLLFSTAFHPQTDGQSERVIQILEDLLRACVIDFHDSLESRLPLVEFVITTAIRLSLSSRSRDREYVFRVKFYRPDRARMKFQELEALMAVWSIGEKENVVKEK; via the exons ATGCATGACGAGGAGGCTGATCCTGATACCACTCTCATCACAG ATAGAATTTTAGTAGCCGGTGTGTCCACTAGAGCCTTGTTAGACTCGGGGGCTACACATTCTTTCATTTCGGAGGCTTTTACCTGCAAGCGGGGTATTGAGGGTGAAGAGTTGTTTGGTGGATTCACAGTGACCATCCCATCAGGGGAAGAGTTTTCCACGAGAAATATAGTGAAGAATCTTGAGCTCTTGTTGCAAGGGCAACCAATGAGTGCCGATCTGATAGTGTTGCCCATTCCTGAGTCCGACTTGATAATTGGGATGGACTGGATGACGAAGAACGCTGTGGTGATTGATTTTCAGCAGCGATCAGTGATGGTCAGACCGGAAGAAGAGGAACCATTCTGGTTCGAGGCTACTAGGAGTTCAAAGAGGACTCAGATTATATCTTTCATGCAAGCTAAGCAGCTGGTGCATGATGGAGGTGATGCATTCTTAGCAAGTATATCTTTGACAAAGTTGCCACCACGCCCAGATATTTCAGGTGTGGACGTTGTCAGagattttgaggatgtgtttcCAGGCGATGTTTCAG tcctctttgtgaaaaagaaggacgGAAGCCTAaggttgtgtattgattaccaaGGGCTGAATGGAGtgacg ttgaaggtgaaggattCAGATGTATTCAAGACAACAtttaggactcgttatggccactacgagttcctAATGATGCCGTTCGTAATGACGAACGTGcccgcggtcttcatggatcttatgaaccgcgtgttccAGCCATACTTGGATAAGTTTGTcatcgttttcattgatgacatcctcATATACTCGAAGGATAGAGAAGAGCATTCGCAGCATTTGAAGACAGTTCTTGAGGTACTCCGAGAGAaaaagttgtttgccaagtttgagaaatgtgagttttggttggacagaGTAGCATTCTTGGGCCATATTATTTCCAAAAGTGGAGTAGAAGTGGATCCTTCCAAGGTTCAAGCAAtgaaggagtggtctataccTAGAAATGCATCGGAGATTCATAGATTTCTCGGATTGGCCGGTTACTATAGAAAATTTATTAAGGGCTTTTCGTCAATTGTTGTGCCCTTGACAacattgaccaagaagaatgctaaGTTTTTTTGGAGCCCGAAGTGCCAAGAGAGCTTTGATGTGTTGAAAGAGGCACTTGCGTCGGCACCAGTGTTAGCCATGCCATCGGGGCAAGGAAATTTTGTg gatgagattcagagatttgggcTGGAGTTCTATGCCAAGGGTAGAGCTCCCAGATTGTCAGCTTTGACGGTGCAGACTAATCTATTTGAACATATCAGAGTTTCTCAAGTTGTTGATGAGAAGTTGAgtaagtggagacagagagccGACGAGAGAGGCAGTGACCTGTATTCGGTAGTAGACAGGATCGTGAGGTTTAGAGGTAGACTTTGGGTGCCCACAG tgtctgatagagatccgcggtttACTTCGAATTTTTGGAAGAGTTTTCATTCAGCTTTGGGAACGAAGCTTTTGTTTAGCACTGCCTTTCACCCACAGACGGATGGACAGTccgagagggtgattcagattctagaggatcttctgagagcctGTGTTATTGACTTCCACGATAGTTTGGAGTCGAGgttaccattggtggagtttgttataacaacagctatcaggcTATCATTG agctctcgcagccgtgatcgcgaatatgTCTTCAGAGTGAAATTCTatcggccggatcgagctcggatgAAATTCCAAGAGCTTGAGGCGTTAATGGCAGTTTGGAGCATTGGAGAGAAAGAAAATGTAGTGAAGGAGAAGTAA